Proteins from one Corynebacterium testudinoris genomic window:
- a CDS encoding LytR C-terminal domain-containing protein produces MTNVNQDNQDNTASSGASGLPLRGLAMVLIAVAVILGLWGVYAMTQNSTSSEQAAPETTSAAAPQTTVAAPAPTSAPTEAPEDTTSAPAPAPGANEGPARLNILNNSTVPNLAKDVAGTLGRQGFDIGEVGNVSDIIHPENTVYFQPGNADAERRARELADRVGGVAKEYNQALPDGTNGANDITLVLVNQVAL; encoded by the coding sequence GTGACGAATGTGAATCAGGACAATCAGGACAACACTGCTTCTTCCGGCGCTTCCGGCTTGCCGTTGCGCGGCCTCGCGATGGTGCTCATCGCCGTCGCCGTCATCCTCGGCCTGTGGGGCGTGTACGCCATGACGCAAAACTCCACCTCCTCCGAGCAGGCCGCACCGGAGACGACCTCCGCTGCCGCGCCGCAAACCACCGTCGCGGCGCCAGCGCCCACGTCCGCCCCGACCGAAGCCCCAGAGGACACCACCTCTGCCCCCGCCCCCGCGCCGGGTGCAAACGAAGGCCCCGCCCGCCTTAATATTCTCAACAACTCCACCGTGCCGAACCTGGCCAAGGATGTCGCCGGCACCCTCGGCAGGCAGGGCTTCGACATCGGTGAAGTGGGAAATGTCTCCGACATCATCCACCCGGAGAACACCGTCTACTTCCAGCCCGGCAACGCCGATGCTGAACGCCGCGCCCGAGAGCTAGCCGACCGCGTCGGGGGAGTAGCAAAGGAATACAATCAGGCTCTACCGGATGGCACCAACGGCGCCAACGACATCACCCTCGTCCTGGTCAACCAGGTCGCGCTGTAA
- a CDS encoding DUF3263 domain-containing protein, producing the protein MLYSLGMSELSESDARLLAFEERAPRSAGTKEEAIRAQLGISPVRYYQRLNLLIDVPAAMSAHPVLLSRLRRVRDRRAGERALLNEKLE; encoded by the coding sequence ATGCTCTACAGTTTAGGCATGTCCGAGCTCTCCGAATCCGACGCCCGCCTCTTGGCGTTCGAGGAACGCGCGCCCCGCTCGGCCGGCACCAAGGAAGAGGCCATCCGGGCGCAGTTGGGCATCAGCCCCGTCCGTTATTATCAGCGCCTCAACCTGCTTATCGACGTCCCCGCGGCCATGTCCGCCCACCCCGTCCTACTGTCCCGCCTGCGGCGGGTCCGCGACAGGCGCGCCGGTGAGCGGGCGCTGCTCAACGAAAAGCTAGAGTGA
- a CDS encoding peptide deformylase, producing the protein MTVRPIVIHGDPVLHHPTTPVDPADIASEEMQTLITDMFETMDVANGVGLAANQVGVSKRVFVYNCPDNEGVMHTGCVINPVLTTSAIPETMPADDGTDDEGCLSLPGEGFPTPRAHEATVTGFDADGNEITVDGTGFFARCLQHEVGHLDGFVYTDVLIGRYKRQAKKAIKANGWNQAGMTWMPGVDDDPFGH; encoded by the coding sequence ATGACTGTGCGCCCCATTGTTATCCACGGCGACCCCGTGCTCCATCATCCGACTACTCCCGTCGACCCCGCTGACATCGCCTCCGAGGAGATGCAGACGCTGATCACGGACATGTTTGAGACGATGGACGTGGCCAATGGCGTTGGCCTGGCCGCCAATCAGGTCGGGGTGAGCAAGCGCGTATTCGTTTATAACTGCCCCGACAATGAGGGCGTTATGCACACCGGGTGCGTGATTAATCCGGTGCTCACCACCTCCGCCATCCCGGAGACCATGCCCGCCGATGATGGCACCGACGACGAGGGGTGCCTCTCTCTGCCGGGCGAGGGCTTCCCGACGCCGCGGGCGCACGAGGCCACCGTCACCGGCTTCGACGCCGACGGCAACGAGATCACCGTGGACGGTACCGGTTTCTTCGCCCGCTGCCTGCAGCACGAGGTCGGTCACCTCGATGGCTTCGTGTACACCGACGTGCTCATCGGCCGCTACAAGCGCCAAGCCAAAAAGGCGATCAAGGCCAACGGGTGGAACCAAGCCGGTATGACGTGGATGCCGGGCGTCGACGACGATCCCTTTGGGCACTGA
- a CDS encoding N-acetylglutamate synthase, CG3035 family, with the protein MMGIFRSDEPQVGDRIVVRRILPDTPGHLSDVIGHVVSVDPLVVRPQEVGGFPSEAESLEIPPEQVKVLKKLSPRMIRNSDIRAVEVATAKAFPGTEHTWTANGQWLMRAGDGITERSNSAVPLGPSAGFEAVPLDEITAFYARHDLPVRLLIPERIGAPAEKLTASGWTLGPEIIVMTRSLADVPVSDAAPELRFHVDDQPDDDWLALYHFRGQSLPVRALELLREQIDGQMGFGRLLTPHGETVAITRGTLTSSGDGSLWLGYSAVEVDIAYRRRGLGTRLGIDMLRWGAANGADRAYLQVIASNAAGRALYSKLGFGEHHRHRSAELTHR; encoded by the coding sequence CTGATGGGGATCTTCCGTTCTGATGAGCCGCAGGTGGGCGACCGGATCGTCGTTCGCCGGATCCTGCCGGACACCCCGGGCCATCTCAGCGATGTCATCGGCCACGTGGTGTCCGTCGATCCGCTCGTGGTGCGCCCGCAGGAGGTCGGCGGTTTTCCCAGCGAGGCGGAGTCGCTGGAGATCCCGCCAGAGCAGGTGAAGGTGCTGAAGAAACTCTCCCCGCGCATGATCCGCAACTCCGACATCCGCGCCGTCGAGGTCGCCACCGCCAAGGCTTTCCCGGGCACCGAGCACACGTGGACCGCCAACGGTCAGTGGCTCATGCGCGCCGGTGATGGCATCACGGAACGCTCCAATTCTGCCGTGCCGCTCGGCCCCTCGGCGGGGTTTGAGGCCGTTCCGCTGGATGAGATCACCGCCTTTTACGCCCGCCACGACCTGCCCGTCCGCCTGCTCATTCCCGAGCGCATCGGCGCCCCGGCGGAAAAGCTCACCGCCTCCGGCTGGACCTTAGGCCCGGAAATTATCGTCATGACCAGGTCGTTGGCGGATGTCCCGGTCTCTGATGCCGCGCCGGAGCTGCGCTTCCACGTCGACGACCAGCCCGACGATGATTGGCTCGCCCTCTACCACTTCCGCGGCCAGTCCCTCCCCGTCCGGGCGCTCGAGCTGTTGCGCGAACAGATCGACGGCCAGATGGGCTTCGGCCGCCTGCTCACCCCCCATGGTGAGACCGTCGCTATCACGCGCGGCACCCTCACATCCTCGGGCGATGGCAGTCTCTGGCTCGGTTATTCGGCCGTCGAGGTCGACATTGCTTATCGACGCCGCGGTCTCGGCACCCGCCTCGGCATCGACATGTTGCGTTGGGGCGCCGCCAACGGCGCTGATCGCGCCTACCTCCAAGTCATCGCCTCCAATGCGGCGGGGCGCGCACTGTATAGCAAACTGGGTTTCGGAGAGCACCATCGACATCGCAGCGCGGAGCTAACTCACAGGTAG
- a CDS encoding exodeoxyribonuclease III, which produces MRIVNWNVNSVRTRAERVVEFLHRHDVDVLAMQETKCSDDKFPYLAFEEAGYEVAHMGLSQWNGVAIASRVGLADVDKHFPGQPGFDKDPSQPQDVEARAIGATCNGVKVWSLYVPNGREIADPHYDYKLRWLYNLKFHIADTLREDPSHRAVYLGDFNVAPLDIDVWDPAFFEGKTHVTEPERQAFDGLIDVGLTEVTRPLTAERFTYWDYKSLRFQKGEGMRIDFQLATPALAGQARAAFVDIEERAGKGASDHAPVVVDYVPTADYDEVR; this is translated from the coding sequence ATGCGAATCGTCAATTGGAACGTCAACTCCGTGCGAACCCGCGCGGAGCGAGTCGTGGAATTCCTGCACCGCCACGATGTCGATGTCCTGGCGATGCAAGAAACCAAATGCTCAGACGATAAATTTCCCTACCTCGCCTTCGAAGAAGCCGGCTACGAGGTAGCCCACATGGGCCTGAGCCAGTGGAACGGTGTGGCGATTGCATCAAGGGTGGGCCTCGCGGACGTCGATAAGCATTTCCCCGGACAACCCGGATTCGACAAAGACCCATCCCAACCGCAGGACGTGGAGGCGCGCGCCATCGGCGCGACGTGCAACGGCGTGAAGGTGTGGAGCCTGTACGTGCCCAACGGGCGCGAAATCGCCGACCCGCACTACGACTACAAACTCCGCTGGCTCTACAACCTGAAATTCCACATCGCGGACACCTTGCGCGAGGACCCCTCGCATCGGGCGGTCTACCTCGGCGACTTCAACGTCGCCCCCCTTGACATCGACGTGTGGGACCCCGCCTTCTTCGAAGGGAAAACGCACGTCACCGAGCCGGAACGGCAAGCCTTCGACGGGCTTATCGACGTCGGGCTCACCGAGGTCACCCGCCCCCTCACCGCAGAGCGTTTCACCTACTGGGACTACAAGAGCCTGCGTTTCCAGAAGGGCGAAGGCATGCGCATCGATTTCCAGCTGGCCACCCCAGCCCTAGCCGGGCAGGCGCGCGCCGCGTTCGTCGACATTGAAGAACGCGCCGGCAAAGGAGCCTCCGACCACGCACCCGTCGTCGTGGACTACGTCCCCACCGCAGACTACGACGAGGTCCGCTAG
- the cls gene encoding cardiolipin synthase: MNIAFDLSTWQMIGLIIDYSIKIFAIGFVPEGRRPSSSTAWLLAILLLPFIGLPLFLLMGSPYINRRRHRIQQEANAMIEDIQADTPDFPQYVDLSEEVQSIIRLNRKLTNIPAVVGHNEGLHTDYNQTLRRMAEAVDTATDHVHVEIYITAWDSTTDVFFRALERAVQRGVKVRLLFDQVGSLKYPRYLSLGKRLTAIGVEWQLMLPLKPWRGRFRRPDLRNHRKLLIIDDRLGFIGSTNMIERYYRVRESQQPERQWIDLMAELTGPVVSSMAFVFAVDWYSETGDLLEIIPPEREHDQPGIDEEPSDNVVQLVPSGPGYTTEPVLRMFTSIIHHAQKRLVLCSPYFIPDESVLEAVTTACYRGVHVDLLVSEKSDQFMVHHAQSSYYQALLEAGVHIHLFPEPYVLHSKFILADPDEDGESLGTLGSSNMDMRSFGLNYESTLMITHGNLIDQLNELATAYLAVSRLLTLEDWNQRGFFRRYTDNVMKLTSALQ, encoded by the coding sequence ATGAACATCGCCTTCGACCTGAGTACCTGGCAAATGATCGGCCTGATCATTGACTACTCCATCAAGATCTTCGCCATCGGCTTCGTCCCCGAAGGACGCCGCCCCAGCTCCTCCACCGCCTGGCTGCTGGCCATTTTGCTCCTCCCCTTCATCGGACTGCCCCTGTTCCTCCTCATGGGCTCGCCGTACATCAACCGACGCCGCCACCGCATCCAGCAAGAAGCGAACGCGATGATCGAAGACATCCAGGCCGACACCCCCGACTTCCCCCAGTACGTCGACCTCTCCGAGGAAGTCCAATCCATCATCCGCCTCAACCGCAAGCTCACCAACATCCCCGCCGTCGTCGGCCACAACGAAGGCCTCCACACCGACTACAACCAAACCCTGCGGCGAATGGCCGAAGCCGTGGACACCGCCACCGACCACGTCCACGTCGAGATCTACATCACCGCCTGGGATTCGACCACCGACGTCTTCTTCCGCGCCCTCGAACGCGCCGTCCAACGCGGCGTCAAAGTGCGCTTGCTCTTCGACCAAGTCGGCTCCCTGAAATACCCCCGCTACCTCTCCCTGGGCAAACGCCTGACCGCCATCGGCGTCGAATGGCAACTCATGCTCCCCCTCAAGCCCTGGCGCGGCCGCTTCCGCCGCCCCGACCTGCGTAACCACCGCAAACTGCTCATTATCGACGACCGTCTGGGCTTCATCGGCTCCACCAACATGATCGAGCGCTACTACCGCGTCCGCGAAAGCCAACAACCCGAACGCCAATGGATCGACCTCATGGCCGAACTCACCGGCCCCGTCGTCTCCTCCATGGCCTTCGTCTTCGCCGTCGACTGGTACTCCGAAACCGGCGACCTCCTCGAAATCATCCCTCCCGAGCGCGAACACGACCAACCCGGCATCGACGAAGAACCCTCCGACAACGTAGTCCAGCTCGTCCCCTCCGGCCCCGGCTACACCACCGAGCCCGTGCTGCGCATGTTCACCTCGATCATCCACCACGCCCAAAAACGCCTGGTCCTCTGCTCCCCTTACTTCATCCCCGACGAATCAGTACTCGAAGCAGTTACCACCGCCTGCTACCGCGGCGTCCACGTCGACCTGCTGGTCTCCGAAAAGTCCGACCAGTTCATGGTCCACCACGCCCAGTCTTCCTACTACCAAGCCCTCCTCGAGGCCGGCGTTCACATCCACCTCTTCCCCGAGCCTTACGTCCTCCACTCCAAGTTCATCCTCGCCGACCCCGACGAGGACGGCGAATCCCTGGGCACCCTCGGCTCCTCCAACATGGACATGCGCAGCTTCGGCCTCAACTACGAGTCGACGCTCATGATCACCCACGGCAACCTCATCGACCAGCTCAACGAACTAGCCACCGCCTACCTCGCCGTCTCCCGCCTATTGACGCTGGAAGACTGGAACCAACGCGGCTTCTTCCGCCGTTACACCGACAACGTTATGAAGCTGACGTCGGCGCTGCAGTAG
- a CDS encoding multidrug effflux MFS transporter: MTKHANDAHPAPGQDDKPIGVPLLLGLALLSASAPFSIDMYLPAMPGIAAELSTTPAMVQLTLSGFLAGLAIGQLVIGPISDAIGRHKLMLGGAGIALVAAVIAAVAPNIGILIGARLIQGLGAGACIVLARAVIPDLAKGAVAARAFSLLMSIQGVAPILAPVAGGLLLDPIGWRGLFWVLAGIAAVQMLVVVFVIGESKPPEERSPATVRGIVGNYAYVLRSAGYRGYLVAFAFTFAAMFSYISASSFLFQEELGFSAQTYALIFAFNGVGIILGTIVNGRLIGHINTQRLLLISLGIFIAASAALLLVVSITPIVPVIVGLLFIAMAQTGIIMGNATALGTGLVRERAGSASALMGFAQFGIAGSISPVMGLGANPGLNMAVGMLACSLIALAGAVYAGKQTTAAPTSAS, translated from the coding sequence ATGACGAAGCATGCCAACGATGCCCACCCAGCGCCAGGGCAGGACGACAAGCCGATCGGCGTTCCGCTGCTCTTAGGCCTGGCGCTGCTGTCGGCGTCGGCTCCTTTCTCTATTGATATGTACTTGCCGGCCATGCCTGGCATCGCCGCAGAGTTGAGCACGACACCGGCGATGGTGCAGTTGACTTTGTCGGGTTTCCTGGCGGGTTTGGCGATCGGCCAGTTGGTTATCGGCCCTATTTCGGATGCGATCGGCCGACACAAACTCATGTTGGGTGGTGCGGGCATCGCCCTGGTGGCTGCCGTTATTGCGGCGGTGGCCCCGAACATCGGCATCCTCATTGGTGCCAGGCTCATCCAGGGTCTGGGGGCGGGTGCATGTATCGTGCTGGCCCGAGCCGTCATTCCGGATCTGGCGAAGGGAGCCGTGGCGGCTCGAGCATTTTCACTGCTCATGTCCATTCAGGGCGTGGCTCCGATCCTCGCTCCGGTGGCGGGAGGTCTGCTCCTCGACCCGATCGGGTGGCGCGGGCTTTTCTGGGTCCTCGCCGGGATCGCGGCGGTGCAGATGCTCGTCGTCGTGTTTGTGATTGGGGAATCGAAGCCGCCGGAGGAGCGGAGCCCGGCCACCGTTCGTGGCATCGTGGGCAACTATGCCTACGTGCTTCGTAGTGCTGGCTATCGCGGGTACTTGGTCGCCTTTGCATTCACCTTCGCGGCGATGTTTTCGTACATTTCGGCCTCCTCGTTTCTTTTCCAAGAGGAGCTGGGCTTTAGCGCCCAGACCTACGCGCTGATCTTCGCCTTCAACGGCGTGGGCATCATTTTGGGAACGATTGTCAATGGTCGGCTCATCGGTCACATCAATACGCAGCGGTTGTTGCTCATCTCGCTGGGGATTTTCATTGCCGCCAGCGCGGCGCTCCTCCTGGTGGTGAGCATCACGCCCATCGTCCCGGTGATTGTCGGGTTGCTGTTTATTGCTATGGCGCAGACCGGCATCATCATGGGCAATGCCACGGCCCTGGGCACGGGGCTGGTGCGTGAGCGGGCTGGTTCGGCCTCGGCGCTGATGGGGTTCGCTCAGTTTGGCATTGCGGGCTCGATTAGCCCGGTGATGGGATTGGGGGCTAACCCGGGGTTGAACATGGCCGTTGGCATGCTGGCCTGCTCGTTGATTGCGCTAGCCGGTGCGGTGTACGCCGGGAAGCAGACTACTGCAGCGCCGACGTCAGCTTCATAA
- a CDS encoding Na/Pi cotransporter family protein: MRWCAVVATIAVMFVAVYLILDGASGVGSGAVARLFDLATNPIIGVLIGIVAAASLQSSTTVTALTVAAVGTGGVSVPVAIPIILGANIGTTLTPLLVAFSFVGDRGNFRRAFAAASLHSSFNLVFVMVAFVLELAFHPLRSFTGWVSETLLGEGSQHTPTGNVVLELVSPIINTIGFRGWLGDVFPSGVAPVMSILIGTVLIMVSMRVLSSLLSTLTAAKTRTLMERSSGSSEALGLFSGAAATALTQASSVVISSLLPFSVTQSLRQREILAITLGANVGTTLTALLTALAVPGSMGSFAVQAALVHVAFNLGSCLLVFFLKPLRSMLFAMAEFSGRIASRSYSLTAGLIAGGYLALPVVIIVTHTLLASR, from the coding sequence GTGCGCTGGTGCGCAGTTGTAGCCACCATCGCCGTCATGTTCGTGGCGGTGTACCTTATCCTCGACGGTGCTTCCGGCGTCGGCTCCGGTGCCGTTGCCCGGCTCTTCGACCTTGCCACCAACCCCATCATCGGTGTGCTGATCGGCATCGTCGCCGCGGCATCACTCCAATCCTCCACCACCGTCACCGCCTTGACGGTGGCCGCCGTGGGAACTGGAGGGGTGTCAGTCCCTGTGGCCATTCCCATCATCTTGGGCGCCAACATTGGCACCACCCTCACCCCCCTGCTGGTGGCGTTCAGCTTCGTCGGCGACCGGGGAAATTTCCGACGCGCCTTCGCCGCCGCCTCCCTCCACAGCTCCTTCAACCTGGTGTTTGTCATGGTGGCCTTCGTCTTGGAGCTGGCCTTCCACCCCCTTCGGTCATTCACCGGCTGGGTGTCCGAAACACTCCTTGGTGAAGGCTCCCAACACACCCCCACCGGCAACGTCGTACTGGAGCTCGTATCGCCCATCATTAACACCATCGGCTTCCGCGGATGGCTCGGTGACGTCTTCCCCTCGGGCGTCGCGCCCGTGATGAGCATCCTCATCGGCACCGTGCTCATCATGGTGAGCATGCGGGTGTTGAGTTCCCTGCTGTCGACCCTGACAGCCGCGAAAACCCGCACCCTCATGGAACGCTCCTCGGGATCCTCCGAGGCGTTGGGATTGTTCTCGGGAGCGGCGGCGACCGCACTGACCCAAGCCTCGTCGGTGGTGATCTCCTCATTGCTGCCATTCTCAGTGACGCAGTCATTGCGACAGCGCGAGATCCTGGCCATTACCCTCGGCGCGAACGTAGGCACCACGTTGACAGCCCTGCTCACCGCCTTGGCGGTGCCCGGCTCCATGGGTTCCTTTGCTGTCCAGGCCGCCTTGGTCCACGTGGCTTTCAACCTGGGCAGCTGCCTGCTCGTCTTCTTCCTCAAGCCCCTGCGCTCCATGTTGTTCGCCATGGCAGAGTTCTCAGGGCGTATCGCCTCGCGCAGCTATTCCCTCACGGCTGGGCTCATTGCGGGCGGCTACTTGGCCCTGCCGGTGGTGATCATCGTTACTCATACGCTGCTCGCGTCGCGATGA
- a CDS encoding ABC transporter permease, giving the protein MFINTLASEWTKLRTTRSFWWTTALFVLMSVGWAGVMGYTAMEADGGFPTIWASSIATAVYLLGFCVLMIQAIMIITTEYRYQVQSVTYLATPRRWTVALAKLLLYAAIAAILTFVVVVAGFLLADALAPASAAALFEPFKDESALLIMWTFPTAAAALVVFSQGMALLLRQTAGTVALMLVWFMGLESIVRLIPNWGNDIARFLPFENLNAFVMNTPVQDAPWGVHGSGVYFFAWAVVLWVLGVVALQRRDA; this is encoded by the coding sequence ATGTTCATCAACACCCTTGCTTCCGAATGGACCAAGCTGCGCACCACCCGCTCATTCTGGTGGACCACCGCCCTTTTTGTCCTCATGTCCGTCGGCTGGGCCGGCGTCATGGGCTATACCGCCATGGAGGCCGACGGCGGGTTCCCCACCATCTGGGCCTCCTCCATCGCCACCGCCGTGTACCTCCTGGGCTTCTGCGTGCTCATGATCCAGGCGATCATGATCATCACCACGGAGTATCGCTACCAGGTCCAATCGGTCACGTACCTGGCCACCCCCCGACGCTGGACCGTCGCGTTGGCGAAGCTGCTGCTCTACGCGGCTATCGCCGCTATTTTGACCTTCGTCGTCGTGGTCGCTGGCTTCCTGCTTGCCGACGCCCTCGCCCCCGCTTCCGCAGCCGCCCTCTTCGAGCCCTTTAAGGACGAGTCCGCCCTCCTCATCATGTGGACTTTCCCGACCGCAGCTGCGGCCCTGGTCGTCTTCTCCCAGGGTATGGCGCTCTTGCTGCGCCAAACGGCGGGCACCGTGGCCCTCATGCTCGTGTGGTTCATGGGCCTGGAAAGCATCGTGCGCCTCATCCCCAACTGGGGCAACGACATCGCGCGCTTCCTGCCCTTTGAAAACCTCAACGCCTTCGTCATGAACACCCCCGTGCAAGACGCCCCGTGGGGCGTCCACGGCTCAGGCGTCTACTTCTTCGCCTGGGCCGTCGTGCTGTGGGTCTTGGGGGTCGTCGCGCTGCAGCGGCGCGATGCCTGA
- a CDS encoding ABC transporter ATP-binding protein, whose protein sequence is MIQLEGLTKHYGQVRAVEDLTFTVEPGVVTGFLGPNGAGKSTTMRMILGLDNPTSGTALIDGRPFRDFRRPLKQVGALLDAKAVHPNRSAANHLKWMAQTNGISPRRVDEVLGLVGLSDVAGKKAGGFSLGMGQRLGLAGALLGDPRVLILDEPVNGLDPEGIRWVRGLLKALAAEGRTILISSHLLSEMALTADRLVVIGRGRLVADTTTHQFIREHSAAVVQVRTERQEDFAARLAELGFASTTSTDPDGRPVLEVPNRSTDEIGALAFSEGFAVRELALRQASLEDAFMDSTTDSVQYQASGQEAQ, encoded by the coding sequence ATGATTCAGCTTGAAGGTCTGACCAAACACTATGGCCAGGTCCGCGCCGTCGAGGATCTCACATTCACCGTCGAGCCCGGCGTCGTTACCGGCTTCCTCGGCCCCAACGGCGCCGGTAAATCCACCACGATGCGCATGATTCTGGGGTTGGATAACCCGACCTCTGGCACCGCGCTTATCGACGGCCGCCCCTTCCGCGACTTCCGTCGCCCCCTCAAGCAGGTGGGCGCCTTGCTGGACGCCAAAGCCGTCCACCCCAATCGGTCTGCCGCCAACCACTTGAAGTGGATGGCCCAGACCAACGGCATTTCGCCGCGCCGGGTAGATGAAGTCTTGGGCCTCGTGGGGCTGAGCGACGTCGCGGGGAAGAAGGCCGGCGGATTCTCCCTCGGCATGGGCCAGCGCCTCGGCCTCGCCGGGGCTCTCCTGGGTGATCCCCGTGTGCTCATCCTCGACGAACCCGTCAACGGCCTCGACCCCGAGGGCATCCGCTGGGTCCGTGGCCTGCTCAAAGCCCTCGCCGCAGAGGGTCGCACCATCCTCATCAGCTCGCATCTGCTGTCGGAGATGGCGTTGACCGCCGACCGCCTCGTCGTCATCGGACGAGGTCGCCTCGTCGCCGACACGACCACGCATCAGTTCATCCGCGAGCACTCCGCTGCCGTCGTCCAGGTCCGCACCGAGCGCCAGGAGGACTTCGCGGCCCGCCTCGCCGAGCTGGGCTTCGCCTCCACCACCTCCACCGACCCGGACGGCCGCCCCGTCCTCGAAGTCCCCAACCGCAGCACCGATGAAATCGGCGCCCTCGCCTTCTCTGAGGGCTTCGCGGTCCGGGAGCTCGCGCTACGCCAAGCCAGCCTCGAGGACGCCTTCATGGACTCCACCACCGATTCCGTCCAGTACCAGGCCAGCGGCCAGGAGGCTCAGTAA
- a CDS encoding NUDIX domain-containing protein, protein MEGDGNGWAAGPAGVRVWGRFGAAGLMLLAGSGEDRRVLMQHRAQWTNQGGTWALPGGARDSHETAVEAALREAMEETAVDPSLVEVLYTEVTAGPYPGDQWTYTTVIAQTVTGEPLPVDPNEESLELRWVPLGALDTLPLMPAFESALPGLLQAIHRISS, encoded by the coding sequence ATGGAAGGTGATGGAAACGGGTGGGCTGCCGGGCCCGCGGGAGTGCGCGTGTGGGGCCGGTTCGGTGCTGCCGGGCTCATGCTGCTGGCCGGATCAGGCGAGGACAGGCGGGTGCTCATGCAGCACCGCGCGCAGTGGACCAATCAGGGTGGCACCTGGGCGTTGCCCGGCGGGGCGAGGGATTCGCACGAAACCGCCGTGGAGGCTGCCCTCCGGGAGGCGATGGAGGAAACCGCCGTCGATCCCAGCCTCGTCGAGGTGTTGTACACCGAGGTCACCGCGGGCCCTTACCCTGGGGATCAGTGGACCTACACCACCGTCATCGCGCAGACCGTGACGGGGGAGCCGCTCCCGGTGGATCCTAATGAGGAATCCCTCGAACTGCGGTGGGTGCCGTTGGGTGCCTTGGACACGTTGCCGCTCATGCCCGCGTTCGAAAGCGCACTCCCGGGGCTTCTACAGGCCATTCACAGGATTTCTTCCTGA